The following coding sequences are from one Egicoccus sp. AB-alg6-2 window:
- a CDS encoding FAD-dependent oxidoreductase: MDVLVHGATAGGVVAAVAAARRGARVVLTDPTTHVGGMVTGGLTRSDVERQEHVIGGFARDFFVEVGARYGDEHRWRFEPSAADELLRSWLDVPEIELVPSWRLADVVGRNGGIDEVVGADGRSFRATTYVDASYEGDLLAMAGVSHDIGRDGRDRYGESLAGRIELLPNPHQFLVPVSAVDDDGALLPGIHAYDEIGDTGQGDGKLQSYCYRMCLTDDPDLRVDIPAPEGYDPATFELARRYLDALGEDATLRHFMGIGAVPNAKADINSGGPVSTSLLGGSFDYPRADAQRRREIERAHRDWAQGLLYFLGNDPSVPPVVRRQMAAYGLPGDEFVDNDHWPPQLYVRDARRMRGEFVLTQHDLQGRTGPVDDAIGMGGYNIDIREVQWVAAPVYRFPDVFPEAMTEGYLSVPVDPYPIPYRTMLPRPDECTNLLVSACVSASHVAFASFRMEPQFMIAGQAAGTAAALASGIDGRVHDVDVSELQRCLREDGQILEARGA, translated from the coding sequence GTGGACGTGCTCGTCCATGGCGCGACCGCCGGCGGGGTCGTCGCGGCGGTCGCCGCCGCGCGCCGCGGGGCCCGGGTGGTCCTGACCGATCCCACCACGCACGTCGGCGGGATGGTGACGGGCGGCCTGACGCGCAGCGACGTCGAGCGCCAGGAACACGTCATCGGTGGCTTCGCCCGCGACTTCTTCGTCGAGGTCGGTGCCCGCTACGGCGACGAGCACCGGTGGCGCTTCGAGCCCTCGGCAGCCGACGAACTGCTGCGCTCGTGGCTCGACGTGCCGGAGATCGAACTCGTGCCGTCATGGCGGCTCGCCGACGTGGTCGGTCGGAACGGTGGGATCGACGAGGTGGTCGGCGCCGACGGCCGCAGCTTCCGGGCGACGACGTACGTCGACGCCTCCTACGAAGGCGATCTGCTCGCGATGGCCGGCGTCAGCCACGACATCGGCCGCGACGGTCGTGACCGCTACGGCGAGTCGCTCGCCGGGAGGATCGAGCTGCTGCCCAACCCGCACCAGTTCCTGGTACCGGTGTCCGCCGTCGACGACGACGGCGCGCTGCTGCCCGGCATCCACGCCTACGACGAGATCGGCGACACCGGCCAGGGCGACGGGAAGCTGCAGTCCTACTGCTACCGCATGTGCCTCACCGACGATCCCGACCTGCGCGTCGACATCCCGGCCCCCGAGGGCTACGACCCCGCGACCTTCGAACTGGCGCGGCGCTACCTCGACGCCCTGGGGGAGGACGCGACGCTGCGGCACTTCATGGGGATCGGCGCGGTCCCCAACGCCAAGGCCGACATCAACAGCGGCGGACCCGTTTCCACCAGCCTCCTCGGCGGCAGCTTCGACTACCCCCGGGCGGACGCGCAGCGGCGGCGCGAGATCGAGCGCGCCCACCGCGACTGGGCCCAGGGGCTGCTGTACTTCCTGGGCAACGACCCGTCCGTGCCACCCGTCGTGCGCCGGCAGATGGCCGCCTACGGGCTCCCGGGTGACGAGTTCGTCGACAACGACCACTGGCCGCCGCAGCTGTACGTCCGCGACGCCCGCAGGATGCGCGGCGAGTTCGTCCTGACCCAGCACGACCTGCAGGGACGCACCGGCCCCGTCGACGACGCCATCGGCATGGGCGGCTACAACATCGACATCCGCGAGGTCCAGTGGGTCGCCGCGCCGGTGTACCGCTTCCCGGACGTGTTCCCCGAGGCCATGACCGAGGGGTACCTCAGCGTGCCGGTCGATCCCTACCCGATCCCGTACCGGACGATGTTGCCCCGGCCGGACGAGTGCACCAACCTGCTGGTCAGCGCGTGCGTCTCGGCCTCGCACGTGGCCTTCGCCTCGTTCCGTATGGAGCCCCAGTTCATGATCGCCGGGCAGGCCGCAGGCACGGCCGCGGCACTGGCCAGCGGCATCGACGGCCGCGTCCACGACGTGGACGTCTCCGAACTGCAGCGTTGCCTGCGCGAGGACGGCCAGATCCTCGAGGCCCGCGGCGCGTGA
- a CDS encoding carbohydrate ABC transporter permease, producing the protein MSDTMPLEDDGVEVVEPPKRELAPQDVGARPERTPGYIASRVVFIATLLFFTVLFIYPLIWLLSASLKPPSEVFSAALIGSEIRWSNYSRLFAIAPIMRWTWNSVLVATLAAISVTISSAMVAFAFSYFKFRFRDPLFYSVLATMMLPGAVLFIPQFLIWDALGFNNTLYPLWAGNLFGSAFYIFMLRQFFLTLPGELFEAAQIDGASYPRLWWSVALPLTKPALVVVFLLELKVAWTDLVRPLIFLRDSELFTLARGLKAIIDNPSIGLEQRWELLAAGSVIVTFPMVVIFFVFQRHFVEGIATTGITGK; encoded by the coding sequence ATGAGCGACACCATGCCGCTGGAGGACGACGGCGTCGAGGTCGTCGAGCCTCCCAAGCGTGAGCTCGCCCCCCAGGACGTCGGCGCCAGGCCCGAGCGCACGCCCGGCTACATCGCTTCGCGCGTCGTCTTCATCGCCACGCTGCTGTTCTTCACGGTGCTGTTCATCTACCCGTTGATCTGGCTGCTGTCCGCGTCGCTGAAGCCGCCGTCGGAGGTGTTCAGCGCGGCGCTCATCGGTTCCGAGATCCGCTGGAGCAACTATTCGCGCCTGTTCGCCATCGCACCGATCATGCGGTGGACCTGGAACAGCGTGCTGGTGGCGACGTTGGCCGCCATCTCGGTGACCATCTCCTCGGCGATGGTCGCCTTCGCGTTCTCCTACTTCAAGTTCCGGTTCCGCGATCCGCTGTTCTACTCGGTGCTCGCGACGATGATGCTGCCGGGCGCCGTGCTGTTCATCCCCCAGTTCCTGATCTGGGACGCGCTCGGATTCAACAACACGCTCTACCCGCTGTGGGCCGGCAACCTGTTCGGTTCGGCGTTCTACATCTTCATGCTGCGCCAGTTCTTCCTGACGCTGCCCGGGGAGTTGTTCGAGGCGGCCCAGATCGACGGCGCGTCCTATCCGCGCCTGTGGTGGTCGGTGGCGCTGCCACTGACCAAGCCCGCGCTGGTGGTCGTCTTCCTGCTGGAGCTCAAGGTCGCGTGGACGGACCTGGTCCGGCCGCTGATCTTCCTGCGTGACTCGGAGCTGTTCACGCTCGCGCGTGGACTGAAGGCGATCATCGACAACCCCTCGATCGGGCTCGAGCAACGCTGGGAGCTGTTGGCGGCGGGCAGTGTGATCGTCACGTTCCCCATGGTCGTCATCTTCTTCGTGTTCCAGCGCCACTTCGTCGAGGGAATCGCGACCACCGGGATCACCGGCAAGTGA
- a CDS encoding carbohydrate ABC transporter permease, whose translation MDARTEVDEGRGGSKMTHKRRQTIWAFVFLSPWLIGFVVFMIGPMLWSLWLSLTNYDPLVPDTQFLGMENYQRAIADPRVRISLWNTLYFTVFYVPGTLLSGLGLAMMLNRVGRAGGFFRTAFYVPNVAPAVAVGALFLLLLNGHNGLVNQGLRALGLPGPSWLNDPTWVKPGIIMMMLWSVGTTVIILFAALRNVPAGLYEAALVDGAGPWQRFRSVTVPMISGALFFVLVINTIASLQLFTEVYAMFFGQQPTGAGSQAALFYVIYLFQQAFQFFNMGYASALAWLLFVVIGIVTVVQVVTSKRWVYYEGG comes from the coding sequence ATGGACGCTCGCACAGAGGTGGACGAGGGTCGTGGCGGGTCGAAGATGACCCACAAACGACGTCAGACCATCTGGGCGTTCGTCTTCCTCTCCCCCTGGCTCATCGGCTTCGTGGTCTTCATGATCGGGCCGATGCTCTGGAGCCTGTGGCTGTCGCTGACCAACTACGACCCACTGGTTCCCGACACCCAGTTCCTCGGGATGGAGAACTACCAGCGGGCCATCGCCGACCCACGGGTGCGCATCAGCCTCTGGAACACGCTCTACTTCACGGTCTTCTACGTCCCCGGGACCCTGCTCAGCGGCCTCGGACTGGCGATGATGCTCAACCGCGTCGGCCGGGCCGGCGGGTTCTTCCGCACCGCGTTCTACGTCCCCAACGTCGCCCCCGCCGTCGCGGTCGGGGCGCTGTTCCTGCTCCTGCTCAACGGCCACAACGGCCTGGTCAACCAGGGTCTGCGGGCGCTCGGCCTTCCCGGCCCCAGTTGGCTCAACGACCCCACCTGGGTCAAGCCGGGCATCATCATGATGATGCTGTGGAGCGTGGGTACCACCGTCATCATCCTGTTCGCGGCGCTGCGCAACGTGCCGGCGGGCCTCTACGAGGCGGCGCTGGTCGACGGTGCCGGCCCCTGGCAGCGGTTCCGTTCGGTCACCGTGCCGATGATCAGCGGCGCGCTGTTCTTCGTGCTCGTCATCAACACCATCGCCTCGCTGCAGTTGTTCACCGAGGTGTATGCGATGTTCTTCGGCCAGCAGCCGACCGGCGCCGGGTCGCAGGCCGCCCTGTTCTACGTGATCTACCTGTTCCAGCAGGCGTTCCAGTTCTTCAACATGGGCTACGCCTCCGCGCTCGCCTGGCTGCTGTTCGTGGTCATCGGCATCGTCACGGTCGTGCAGGTCGTCACCAGCAAGCGCTGGGTGTACTACGAGGGAGGGTGA
- a CDS encoding extracellular solute-binding protein yields the protein MARRSRFLSLIFAIAVLGAACGSDDGDGTAAPDDNDVIDSGDDGNGGETDGETTDGDAAAGDVSGDLFAFGFGYETGDQIAQVRVDRFRELYPDVNLEFSESGFDEQGFLSALASDDPPDLVNIPRNEIGTYIARGVLAPLDECIAQHDVDTSVYYDGAINQVTVDGTVYAFPEFFNSRVWILNNAAFEDAGLDPETVDLSDWEALAEVNEQLTRNEGGRLERIGLDPKLPEFLPLWAWANGAPMISEDGLEANLDDPGVIEALELTVPFHEPAGGRTTFLDFRDTWDFFGGDNQYAADQLGGMPMEQWYLNVLAGSSPDAEVTVRPFEGPDGQPITWADGNSWAVTASAQNPEAACTFAKTMTEADTWIEAAQARADTRAEEGAPNTGVYTGNREADDVIFSEIVDLSDMPSFEQAVQTVVENQENAFGLPPSPASAAFKAAWEDAVNAVLTGADPASAMATAQQEAQAAIDAAR from the coding sequence ATGGCGAGGCGTTCACGGTTTCTGTCCCTGATCTTCGCCATCGCGGTCCTCGGAGCGGCATGTGGCTCCGACGATGGCGATGGTACTGCGGCCCCGGATGACAACGATGTCATCGACAGCGGCGACGACGGCAACGGCGGCGAGACCGACGGTGAGACCACCGACGGCGACGCGGCGGCCGGCGACGTCAGCGGCGACCTGTTCGCCTTCGGCTTCGGCTACGAGACCGGCGACCAGATCGCCCAGGTCCGTGTCGACCGCTTCCGCGAGCTGTACCCCGACGTCAACCTCGAATTCAGCGAGAGCGGGTTCGACGAGCAGGGGTTCCTGTCGGCGCTGGCCAGCGACGATCCGCCGGACCTCGTCAACATCCCGCGCAACGAGATCGGGACCTACATCGCCCGCGGCGTGCTCGCTCCGCTCGACGAGTGCATCGCGCAGCACGACGTCGACACCAGTGTCTACTACGACGGTGCGATCAACCAGGTGACGGTCGACGGCACCGTGTACGCGTTCCCGGAGTTCTTCAACTCCCGCGTCTGGATCCTGAACAACGCGGCGTTCGAGGACGCCGGACTCGACCCCGAGACCGTCGACCTCTCCGACTGGGAGGCGCTGGCCGAGGTCAACGAGCAGCTCACACGCAACGAGGGCGGCCGGCTGGAACGAATCGGCCTCGACCCCAAGCTGCCCGAGTTCCTGCCCCTGTGGGCCTGGGCCAACGGCGCGCCGATGATCAGCGAGGACGGCCTCGAGGCCAACCTCGACGACCCGGGTGTCATCGAGGCGCTCGAGCTCACGGTGCCCTTCCACGAGCCGGCCGGCGGCCGCACCACGTTCCTCGACTTCCGTGACACCTGGGACTTCTTCGGCGGCGACAACCAGTACGCGGCAGACCAGCTCGGCGGCATGCCGATGGAGCAGTGGTACCTCAACGTGCTCGCCGGCTCCTCGCCGGACGCCGAGGTCACCGTGCGTCCCTTCGAGGGTCCCGACGGGCAGCCGATCACGTGGGCGGACGGCAACAGCTGGGCCGTCACGGCCTCGGCACAGAACCCCGAGGCGGCGTGCACCTTCGCCAAGACCATGACCGAGGCCGACACCTGGATCGAGGCCGCGCAGGCCCGTGCGGACACCCGCGCCGAGGAGGGCGCACCCAACACCGGTGTCTACACCGGCAACCGTGAGGCCGACGACGTGATCTTCAGCGAGATCGTCGACCTGTCGGACATGCCGTCGTTCGAGCAGGCGGTCCAGACGGTGGTCGAGAACCAGGAGAACGCGTTCGGCCTGCCGCCGTCGCCCGCCTCCGCGGCCTTCAAGGCGGCGTGGGAGGACGCGGTCAACGCGGTGCTGACCGGCGCCGACCCGGCGTCGGCCATGGCGACCGCCCAGCAGGAGGCCCAGGCGGCCATCGACGCGGCCCGATGA
- a CDS encoding aspartate/glutamate racemase family protein: protein MAPTIALVHTVPALAEHFEALLAQRLPDAHLHHAVHEQLLQRTISDGHLSEATAHELAEVVGDVGAGADLVLVTCSTLGPAVDALAGGDGPRVVRVDEAMGREALRLGGRIGVLATLTSTLEPTVGLLERLAAEEGQDVEVVAQLCEGAFEAVREGDGERHDELVRAGLDRLLDHDVEVVVLAQASMARVLDTLDEPPSVPVLSSPELAADHVASVVAGS from the coding sequence TTGGCCCCCACGATCGCCCTGGTCCACACCGTCCCGGCCCTGGCCGAGCACTTCGAGGCCCTGCTCGCCCAGCGTCTGCCGGATGCCCACCTGCACCACGCCGTGCACGAGCAGTTGCTGCAGCGCACGATCTCGGACGGCCACCTCTCCGAGGCGACCGCGCACGAGTTGGCCGAGGTCGTCGGCGACGTCGGGGCGGGGGCCGACCTGGTGCTGGTCACCTGCTCGACGCTCGGTCCCGCAGTGGACGCGCTCGCCGGTGGCGACGGGCCCCGGGTGGTCCGCGTCGACGAGGCGATGGGCCGCGAGGCGCTGCGACTGGGCGGACGGATCGGGGTCCTGGCGACGCTCACCAGCACCCTCGAGCCGACGGTAGGGCTGCTGGAGCGTCTCGCCGCCGAGGAGGGGCAGGACGTCGAGGTGGTGGCACAGCTGTGCGAGGGCGCCTTCGAGGCCGTCCGCGAGGGGGACGGCGAACGTCACGACGAACTCGTGCGTGCCGGCCTCGACCGACTGCTGGACCACGACGTCGAGGTGGTGGTGCTGGCCCAGGCCTCGATGGCCCGGGTGCTGGACACGCTCGACGAGCCGCCCTCCGTCCCGGTGTTGTCGAGCCCCGAACTCGCTGCCGACCACGTGGCGTCAGTCGTCGCCGGGTCCTAG
- a CDS encoding hydroxypyruvate isomerase family protein — translation MRFAANVAFLFTEQPWLRRFEAAAEAGFGAVEFPWPDHPPRDVIAAVAAAGVDVVLLNVHGGDLSAGDRGYANDPQRIEAFRRALDEALQLATDLGCPVINVLAGRAVGGVPPAVQQRTLETNLAWALSRARGSGIRLLIEVLNHHDVADYLFTRLAPAAALVRAFDDPGLRLQFDAYHVARVEPDLLDAYRSVAELVAHVQLADTPGRGEPGTGAAPLFALLRQLATSGYTGAVALEYVPSVETHGALDWLPRALRSGVVTDLSALGPGDD, via the coding sequence ATGAGGTTCGCCGCGAACGTCGCGTTCCTGTTCACCGAACAGCCCTGGTTGCGCCGCTTCGAGGCGGCGGCCGAGGCCGGTTTCGGCGCGGTCGAGTTCCCCTGGCCCGACCACCCGCCGCGTGACGTGATCGCCGCCGTCGCCGCCGCCGGCGTCGACGTCGTCCTGCTCAACGTCCATGGGGGGGACCTGTCCGCAGGCGACCGGGGCTACGCCAACGACCCGCAGCGGATCGAGGCGTTCCGCCGTGCCCTCGACGAGGCCCTGCAGTTGGCGACCGACCTCGGATGCCCCGTCATCAACGTGCTCGCCGGACGTGCCGTCGGAGGCGTCCCGCCCGCCGTGCAGCAGCGAACCCTCGAGACCAACCTCGCCTGGGCGTTGTCGCGCGCGCGCGGCAGCGGCATCCGGTTGCTGATCGAGGTGCTCAACCACCACGACGTCGCCGACTACCTCTTCACGCGCCTGGCGCCGGCGGCGGCGCTGGTTCGCGCGTTCGACGATCCGGGACTGCGGCTGCAGTTCGACGCCTACCACGTGGCGCGGGTCGAACCGGACCTGCTCGACGCGTACCGCTCGGTCGCCGAGCTCGTGGCCCACGTCCAGCTGGCGGACACCCCGGGCAGGGGCGAGCCGGGGACCGGTGCGGCACCGCTGTTCGCGCTGCTCCGGCAGCTCGCGACCTCCGGCTACACCGGGGCCGTCGCGCTCGAGTACGTCCCCTCGGTCGAAACGCACGGTGCGCTCGACTGGTTGCCGCGCGCGTTGCGGTCGGGCGTGGTGACCGACCTGTCGGCGCTAGGACCCGGCGACGACTGA
- a CDS encoding four-carbon acid sugar kinase family protein, with product MSATTPFVVVDDDPTGTQTMAGVRVLLGLDREVLQAAASRPWPAVHLMTNSRAAAPEVAKRLVRDACEAAAAFWPDAEYVLRGDSTLRGHLVEEYDAVREIRFPGREPVLLLAPALPEAGRITVDGVHLLARDGARQPLHDTEYARDPALGYPDAHLLRWAEHRSAGRFAAADGLHVPLADLRADGTDAVLERLRRLAASGAAVCATDAETVEDLRAVADAFLAARAEDLPVVLRCAPTLAGILSGATADGPAALPPPGPGGVLLVCGSFVPTTTRQLAAVARAHPDTVVEPDLAALVDPSLREVQRCAAAVAARLAATGFAVLATPRPDIAAPGGREDQERVADRMARVVASLPVAPATLVTKGGVTSAVTIAAGLGALAADVVGPVAPGVGRWDVITGAGRSMSCLVVPGNVGDDRLLVDLVDALLAPPAARA from the coding sequence GTGAGCGCCACGACGCCGTTCGTGGTCGTCGACGACGACCCGACGGGCACGCAGACCATGGCCGGCGTCCGGGTACTGCTCGGGCTGGACCGCGAGGTCCTGCAGGCGGCGGCGTCGCGACCCTGGCCGGCCGTGCACCTCATGACCAACAGCCGAGCGGCGGCTCCCGAGGTCGCGAAACGCCTGGTTCGCGACGCCTGCGAGGCGGCGGCTGCGTTCTGGCCGGACGCCGAGTACGTCCTGCGCGGCGACAGCACCCTTCGCGGCCACCTCGTCGAGGAGTACGACGCCGTCCGCGAAATCCGGTTTCCGGGCCGGGAACCGGTGCTGCTGCTCGCCCCCGCCCTGCCCGAGGCCGGCCGGATCACCGTCGACGGGGTCCACCTGCTGGCCCGTGACGGCGCACGCCAGCCACTGCACGACACCGAGTACGCCCGCGATCCCGCGCTCGGCTACCCCGACGCGCACCTGCTGCGCTGGGCGGAGCATCGTTCCGCGGGCCGGTTCGCCGCCGCCGACGGCCTGCACGTCCCGCTCGCCGACCTGCGTGCCGACGGGACCGACGCGGTGCTGGAGCGGCTCCGACGTCTGGCTGCGAGCGGCGCCGCCGTGTGCGCCACGGACGCCGAGACGGTCGAGGACCTGCGGGCGGTCGCGGACGCCTTTCTGGCCGCCCGCGCCGAAGATCTTCCGGTCGTCCTCCGCTGCGCCCCCACCCTCGCCGGCATCCTCAGCGGCGCCACCGCCGACGGTCCCGCCGCACTGCCGCCTCCTGGTCCTGGTGGTGTCCTGCTCGTCTGCGGCTCGTTCGTGCCGACGACGACGCGACAGCTGGCCGCCGTCGCCCGTGCCCATCCCGACACCGTGGTCGAGCCGGACCTGGCCGCCCTCGTCGACCCCTCGTTGCGCGAGGTGCAACGCTGCGCGGCGGCGGTGGCCGCCCGTCTGGCCGCGACGGGGTTCGCGGTCCTGGCCACGCCGCGGCCCGACATCGCCGCCCCGGGTGGTCGCGAGGACCAGGAGCGGGTCGCCGACCGGATGGCCCGGGTGGTGGCGTCCCTGCCGGTCGCACCCGCGACCCTGGTCACCAAGGGCGGCGTCACGTCCGCGGTGACCATCGCGGCCGGGCTCGGTGCCCTCGCCGCGGACGTCGTCGGACCGGTCGCTCCCGGGGTGGGCCGATGGGACGTCATCACCGGTGCCGGCAGGTCGATGAGCTGCCTCGTCGTGCCGGGCAACGTCGGCGACGACCGCCTGCTGGTGGACCTGGTCGACGCGCTGCTCGCCCCTCCGGCGGCGCGTGCATGA
- a CDS encoding beta-N-acetylglucosaminidase domain-containing protein, with translation MSALAVRGVVEGFYGRPYTWEDRHRMVQFLGGCGANTYVYAPKNDPLHRDRWQEPYLAEEWRRFAELAEAGAQVGVDVWFGLSPLGLRLTEDDDVAALRAKLAAADDAGLHRICLLVDDMPEDFASSGDAERFSTLAAAHVHLVDLVRSFLRERGPDRRLWFVPLHYHGDPDDAYVREIGAGIDRDVPIMWTGPEVCSQFLTLEHTRQVAASLRRPVLYWDNHPVNDGEMRHDPHLNALTGRDPRLGGTETLGLLANVAIQPEASLIAVATAMAYATDPAGYEADRAWWAALHEVTGDERDARDVAALADLARRTPLRRGDYRLDNRLAEPLRRCITGFEAAAGDRRKPLDEVGALLGELAETADHLASGLRNVRLRRDLAPWSAKLVHQSRAARLALEVLRRAVDTGAGDAPGTVEVLDALERARASFHWVAGDQLEVFARWCLRQAEAMAS, from the coding sequence ATGAGTGCCCTCGCCGTCCGAGGCGTCGTCGAGGGTTTCTACGGCCGGCCCTACACCTGGGAGGACCGGCACCGCATGGTGCAGTTCCTCGGCGGCTGCGGGGCCAACACCTATGTCTATGCCCCCAAGAACGACCCGCTGCACCGTGACCGCTGGCAGGAGCCCTACCTCGCCGAGGAGTGGCGCCGATTCGCCGAACTGGCCGAGGCCGGCGCCCAGGTCGGCGTCGACGTCTGGTTCGGGCTCAGCCCGCTCGGCCTGCGTCTCACCGAGGACGACGACGTCGCCGCGCTGCGCGCGAAGCTGGCGGCGGCCGACGATGCCGGGCTGCACCGGATCTGTCTCCTGGTCGACGACATGCCCGAGGACTTCGCCTCCAGCGGTGACGCCGAACGCTTCTCCACGCTGGCGGCGGCCCACGTGCACCTCGTCGACCTGGTCCGGAGCTTCCTGCGCGAGCGCGGCCCCGATCGGCGACTTTGGTTCGTCCCGCTGCACTACCACGGGGATCCCGACGACGCCTACGTCCGCGAGATCGGCGCCGGGATCGACCGCGACGTCCCGATCATGTGGACCGGTCCCGAGGTCTGCTCGCAATTCCTCACCCTGGAGCACACTCGGCAGGTGGCCGCCAGCCTCCGGCGGCCGGTGCTGTACTGGGACAACCACCCGGTCAACGACGGCGAGATGCGGCACGACCCGCACCTCAACGCGCTGACCGGCCGCGACCCGCGCCTCGGTGGCACCGAGACCCTCGGTCTGCTCGCGAACGTGGCGATCCAGCCCGAGGCGTCACTGATCGCGGTCGCCACCGCCATGGCGTACGCGACCGATCCCGCCGGTTACGAGGCGGATCGGGCCTGGTGGGCGGCACTGCACGAGGTGACCGGAGACGAGCGTGACGCCCGCGACGTCGCGGCGCTCGCCGACCTCGCGCGCCGGACCCCGCTCCGGCGCGGGGACTACCGGCTCGACAACCGCCTGGCGGAGCCGCTGCGGCGCTGCATCACGGGATTCGAGGCCGCGGCCGGCGACCGGCGGAAACCCCTGGACGAGGTCGGCGCGCTGCTGGGCGAACTCGCGGAGACGGCCGACCACCTCGCGAGCGGGCTCCGCAACGTCCGGTTGCGTCGCGACCTCGCCCCCTGGAGCGCAAAACTCGTCCACCAGTCCCGCGCCGCACGACTCGCCCTCGAGGTCCTGCGTCGTGCCGTCGACACCGGCGCCGGGGACGCCCCCGGCACCGTGGAGGTGCTCGACGCGCTGGAGCGGGCACGGGCGAGCTTCCACTGGGTCGCGGGTGACCAGCTCGAGGTCTTCGCACGCTGGTGCCTCCGTCAGGCCGAAGCCATGGCATCGTGA
- a CDS encoding MBL fold metallo-hydrolase — protein MQIQQLSEHLYRFEDTCNVYVIRAGTDAVLIDFGSGAVLQELPEIGVSRVTDVLMTHHHRDQGQGLPLATAAGARIWVPHAEQELFDRAEQRWLARDVANNYNTREDRFSLVTSIPIDGTFVEYVPTSYGEITVTAIPLPGHTVGSVGFLATVDGVDVAFTGDLLAGHGKVWSLAATQWSYAGPEGLAMTWLSLMDVRDRAPDVLLPSHGPVMDDPVAALEDTAARVRELLDLRNQHLGLTGRRDEPFESLSPHLLYNRSSHARSYVLLSESGKALVVDFGYDFEAGLPAGTDRAARRPWLYTVPALKRQFGVTSIDVAIPTHYHDDHVAGFELLRRVEGTEVWGPENFVDVLQRPRAYDLPCLWYDPIEVDRVVPLEQPLTWEEYEIVLHPLPGHTLYAVAIEIEVDGRRVVATGDQIDDHGRLNYVYQNRFSASDYRVTADLFERIRPDLLLTGHWGAIPCDDRLVTTLKERGRDLERLHRDLLPLDDTDFDAEGRGLWVRPYHTDIVAGQSFELEVEVRNPAPEAEEVEVALVVPDGWQVKPPRAQLELEPGEHGFTGFWLTSPAGEPDPRVVVAADLTVAHRRYGQIAEALVHVR, from the coding sequence GTGCAGATCCAGCAGTTGTCCGAACACCTGTACCGGTTCGAGGACACGTGCAACGTGTACGTGATCCGGGCCGGCACCGACGCCGTGCTGATCGACTTCGGGTCCGGCGCGGTGTTGCAGGAGTTGCCCGAGATCGGGGTGAGCCGGGTCACCGACGTGCTCATGACCCACCACCACCGTGACCAGGGGCAGGGCTTGCCGCTCGCCACGGCCGCCGGCGCCAGGATCTGGGTGCCGCACGCCGAGCAGGAACTGTTCGACCGTGCCGAACAGCGCTGGCTCGCGCGCGACGTCGCCAACAACTACAACACGCGCGAGGACCGGTTCTCGCTCGTCACCTCGATCCCGATCGACGGGACCTTCGTCGAGTACGTCCCCACCAGCTACGGCGAGATCACCGTGACCGCCATCCCGCTGCCGGGGCACACGGTCGGCTCCGTCGGCTTCCTCGCCACCGTCGACGGGGTCGACGTCGCCTTCACCGGCGACCTGCTGGCCGGCCACGGCAAGGTGTGGTCCCTGGCCGCGACCCAATGGTCCTACGCCGGCCCCGAGGGGCTGGCCATGACGTGGCTGTCGCTGATGGACGTACGCGACCGTGCGCCCGACGTGCTGCTGCCCTCGCACGGCCCCGTCATGGACGATCCCGTCGCCGCGCTGGAGGACACCGCCGCCCGGGTCCGCGAGCTGCTCGACCTGCGCAACCAGCACCTCGGGCTCACCGGCCGCCGCGACGAGCCGTTCGAGTCGCTGAGCCCGCACCTGCTCTACAACCGCTCGTCGCACGCGCGCTCGTACGTCCTGCTGTCGGAGTCCGGCAAGGCCCTCGTGGTCGACTTCGGCTACGACTTCGAGGCGGGGCTGCCCGCCGGGACCGATCGCGCCGCCCGCAGGCCGTGGCTGTACACCGTTCCGGCGCTGAAGCGGCAGTTCGGCGTCACCTCGATCGACGTGGCGATCCCGACCCACTACCACGACGACCACGTCGCCGGGTTCGAGCTGTTGCGCCGCGTCGAGGGGACCGAGGTCTGGGGACCCGAGAACTTCGTCGACGTCCTGCAACGTCCCCGCGCCTACGACCTTCCCTGCCTGTGGTACGACCCGATCGAGGTCGACCGCGTCGTGCCCCTCGAGCAGCCGCTGACCTGGGAGGAGTACGAGATCGTCCTGCACCCGTTGCCGGGGCACACGCTCTACGCCGTGGCGATCGAGATCGAGGTGGACGGGCGCCGCGTGGTGGCCACCGGTGACCAGATCGACGACCACGGCCGCCTCAACTACGTCTACCAGAATCGTTTCAGCGCCAGCGACTACCGGGTCACGGCGGACCTGTTCGAACGCATCCGTCCCGACCTGCTGCTGACCGGCCACTGGGGCGCGATCCCCTGTGACGACAGGCTCGTCACGACCCTCAAGGAGCGCGGCCGTGACCTCGAGCGGTTGCACCGCGACCTGCTGCCCCTCGACGACACCGACTTCGACGCCGAGGGTCGTGGCCTGTGGGTGCGCCCGTACCACACCGACATCGTCGCCGGACAGTCGTTCGAACTCGAGGTCGAGGTCCGCAACCCGGCGCCCGAGGCCGAGGAGGTCGAGGTCGCGCTCGTCGTTCCCGACGGCTGGCAGGTGAAGCCGCCCCGCGCTCAGCTCGAGCTGGAACCCGGGGAGCACGGTTTCACGGGGTTCTGGCTGACCTCCCCGGCGGGCGAGCCGGACCCACGCGTGGTGGTCGCCGCCGACCTGACCGTCGCCCACCGCCGCTACGGCCAGATCGCCGAGGCACTGGTGCACGTCCGATGA